From Alteribacter lacisalsi, a single genomic window includes:
- a CDS encoding SMP-30/gluconolactonase/LRE family protein: METEKLAGCENKLGEGPLWCEEDGRLYWVDIVGSAIYEFDYDEAEIKKYPTEKRPTALGQKKGSSRYVVLEDGLYLWEKITNTVEPVDVLDLPDGVRFNDGKLDPWGRFWAGTMGEKGQKEAGALYCWDTDGTRQTVLKDVTTSNGLAWDKQAVTMYYIDTGTRCILKFHYDETTGAIANKEIVYTFQEEDGVPDGMTIDSNGLLWVALFGGYRVAVINPELGEWVDTVDVPAKKVTCPAFGGPDGRDLFITTASVGLTEPDLIEYPDSGSLFVVRGVK; encoded by the coding sequence ATGGAGACGGAGAAACTGGCAGGATGCGAGAACAAGCTCGGGGAGGGGCCGCTCTGGTGCGAGGAGGACGGACGCCTGTACTGGGTTGATATTGTAGGCTCTGCGATTTACGAGTTTGATTATGATGAGGCTGAAATCAAAAAATACCCGACAGAAAAACGGCCGACTGCCCTTGGACAGAAAAAAGGCTCAAGCCGGTATGTGGTGCTTGAGGACGGGCTGTATCTTTGGGAAAAAATAACGAATACAGTAGAACCGGTCGATGTACTTGACCTGCCGGACGGTGTCCGGTTTAATGACGGCAAACTTGACCCATGGGGCCGCTTCTGGGCCGGTACGATGGGCGAGAAAGGCCAGAAAGAGGCAGGTGCCCTTTACTGCTGGGATACTGATGGAACGCGCCAGACTGTGCTCAAGGATGTAACCACCTCCAACGGACTGGCATGGGATAAGCAGGCGGTAACGATGTACTACATCGACACAGGAACCCGGTGCATATTAAAGTTTCATTATGATGAAACCACCGGCGCCATTGCAAACAAAGAAATCGTCTATACGTTTCAGGAAGAAGACGGAGTGCCTGACGGGATGACCATCGATTCAAACGGCCTTTTATGGGTAGCCCTGTTCGGCGGCTACCGGGTGGCGGTCATTAATCCGGAGCTTGGAGAATGGGTCGACACGGTGGACGTTCCGGCGAAAAAAGTGACATGTCCTGCTTTCGGCGGCCCGGACGGACGGGATCTGTTTATTACAACAGCTTCTGTAGGACTGACGGAACCAGATCTGATTGAGTATCCTGATTCAGGCAGTCTCTTTGTGGTCAGAGGCGTAAAGTAA
- a CDS encoding SIMPL domain-containing protein: MYPKQPNRPAYRNDQTRNILKVKGEGSVSSAPDQANITVGVITEKTEVSAAQQENAAAISAVTDAITALGVPEESIQTVEYRIDTQYDFVDGQQQFRGYRVTHQLRVTLDDIELTGPVVDDAVAAGANSISSIQFSLADPSAFYNEALTLALQDAGRKAETIGEELGVLVDTPPVSVREISPSTTPVPFQTALYASAEGTPIQPGTLTILAVVETEFTYN, encoded by the coding sequence ATGTATCCGAAGCAACCGAATCGACCGGCATACCGGAACGACCAGACCCGAAACATCCTGAAAGTTAAAGGTGAGGGCTCCGTTTCTTCTGCTCCCGACCAGGCAAACATTACTGTCGGGGTCATAACCGAGAAAACGGAAGTGAGTGCCGCCCAGCAGGAAAATGCTGCAGCGATCAGTGCGGTCACTGACGCCATCACCGCGCTCGGGGTTCCTGAAGAGAGCATCCAGACGGTCGAGTACCGTATCGATACACAATACGATTTTGTAGACGGCCAGCAGCAGTTCAGAGGCTACAGAGTCACCCACCAGCTCCGGGTCACACTCGACGATATCGAACTGACCGGACCGGTTGTTGATGATGCGGTGGCAGCAGGTGCCAATTCCATCTCTTCCATTCAGTTTTCCCTCGCCGATCCGTCCGCCTTTTACAATGAAGCACTGACACTCGCCCTGCAGGATGCGGGCAGAAAAGCTGAAACCATCGGGGAGGAACTTGGTGTTTTAGTAGATACTCCTCCCGTCTCGGTACGTGAAATATCACCATCTACAACACCAGTGCCGTTTCAGACAGCACTCTATGCCTCTGCGGAGGGGACACCGATCCAGCCGGGCACGCTGACCATTCTGGCTGTTGTGGAAACGGAGTTTACGTACAATTGA
- the helD gene encoding RNA polymerase recycling motor HelD, producing MSEEKQWQEEQHRVDKVVETIEQKQQELQEASGDVKSEILQVRKDFWDDVTVNLDDPDDVVETQASLKQQAEFLSERERSHGQKSERLKTLRDLHDSPYFGRIDFQEKGEPETETVYIGIASLMDQEDEEFLIYDWRAPISSMYYNYSPGPASYETPEGDIEGEIRLKRQFIIRGGKIEGLFNTGITIGDKLLQNLLGSESSPQMRSIVSTIQREQNQIIRNERSRYLIVQGVAGSGKTSAAMQRVAYLLYAHRESLTSENMVLFSPNPLFNSYVATVLPELGEENMWQTTFNEYVQKELSRTFRVEDPFDQMEWFLGAPSDQGKTVRTEAVQLKSSLVFKKWIDEYMTKLGSGGLHFLPVKFRGEELVSKDEIRDYFYGLDRSVSLSNRVELTSDWLLQRIKAFQREEWQKLWVEEEIQLMDKSEYLEGFQKLESSKKFTDATFDDYDREREWLSKRVVKKKLVPLKRKIRQLAFVNAVKTYRDFYEDAAGKHPEYRAVCETSIEEIHRKRLNWEDATPYLYFQDQLKGRRPLTHIRHVFIDEAQDYSPFQFAYLKELFPQARMTLLGDVNQSIYLHAIDNPTPIDEDAEKAGTGTARTERITLMRSYRSTAQIVGFTSQLISGGDKIIPFTREGRLPVVIEADGQQAMQKRAVSLVKELRGRDIENTAVICKTIRDSEAVSAYLAEYFDVQLVDKETHSYRKGLVVIPAYLAKGIEFDAVILYDASAENYAEEAERNLFYTACTRAMHELYLLTPGKRSHLMDDVDETAFEVEQV from the coding sequence GTGAGCGAAGAAAAACAGTGGCAGGAAGAACAGCATCGGGTGGACAAGGTCGTTGAGACGATCGAGCAGAAGCAGCAGGAGCTTCAGGAAGCGTCCGGCGATGTGAAATCGGAAATCCTTCAGGTACGTAAAGATTTCTGGGACGATGTGACGGTAAACCTGGATGATCCGGATGATGTCGTCGAAACCCAGGCAAGCCTCAAGCAGCAGGCCGAATTCCTGTCTGAGCGCGAACGAAGCCACGGCCAGAAGTCAGAGCGGTTAAAAACGCTGAGAGATCTGCATGACTCCCCCTACTTCGGCCGCATTGATTTTCAGGAAAAAGGTGAACCGGAGACGGAAACCGTTTATATCGGCATCGCCTCCCTAATGGATCAGGAGGACGAAGAGTTTCTGATCTACGACTGGCGCGCGCCGATTTCAAGTATGTACTACAACTACTCCCCCGGCCCCGCGTCCTATGAGACGCCTGAGGGTGATATTGAAGGGGAAATCCGCCTGAAGCGGCAGTTTATTATCCGCGGCGGGAAAATTGAAGGTCTGTTTAATACAGGTATTACGATCGGGGATAAACTGCTTCAGAATCTGCTGGGGAGCGAATCTTCTCCGCAGATGAGATCAATTGTGTCCACGATTCAGCGGGAGCAGAACCAGATTATCCGTAACGAACGAAGCCGCTACCTGATTGTTCAGGGAGTCGCGGGAAGCGGGAAAACGTCTGCGGCCATGCAGCGGGTCGCCTACCTCCTCTATGCCCACCGGGAGTCCCTGACTTCTGAGAACATGGTGCTGTTTTCGCCAAATCCTCTGTTTAACAGCTATGTGGCCACCGTGCTTCCGGAGCTCGGTGAGGAAAACATGTGGCAGACGACGTTCAATGAATATGTCCAGAAGGAACTGAGCCGCACGTTTCGTGTGGAGGATCCTTTCGATCAGATGGAATGGTTTCTCGGTGCTCCTTCCGATCAGGGGAAAACTGTGCGGACAGAAGCGGTACAGCTGAAATCCTCCCTTGTATTTAAAAAGTGGATCGATGAGTATATGACGAAGCTCGGCAGCGGTGGCCTTCACTTTTTGCCGGTGAAGTTCCGTGGGGAAGAACTTGTGTCAAAAGATGAAATCCGGGATTACTTTTACGGATTGGACCGATCTGTTTCCCTTTCAAATCGGGTGGAATTAACATCTGACTGGCTGCTGCAGCGAATCAAAGCGTTTCAGCGGGAGGAGTGGCAGAAGCTCTGGGTCGAAGAAGAAATCCAGCTGATGGACAAATCGGAATACCTCGAAGGATTCCAGAAGCTCGAGAGCTCGAAGAAATTTACCGACGCGACGTTTGATGACTATGACCGTGAGCGGGAGTGGCTCAGTAAACGGGTTGTAAAGAAAAAGCTTGTGCCCCTGAAGCGGAAAATCCGGCAGCTCGCTTTTGTAAATGCTGTTAAGACGTACAGGGATTTTTATGAAGATGCAGCAGGAAAGCATCCGGAATATCGGGCGGTCTGTGAGACCTCAATTGAGGAGATTCACAGAAAGCGTCTGAACTGGGAGGATGCTACTCCCTACCTTTATTTTCAGGATCAGCTGAAAGGCCGGCGCCCGCTGACGCACATTCGTCATGTGTTTATTGACGAGGCTCAGGACTATTCCCCGTTCCAGTTCGCTTATTTAAAAGAGCTGTTTCCCCAGGCGAGGATGACGCTTCTCGGGGATGTGAACCAGTCGATCTACCTTCATGCGATCGACAACCCGACGCCGATCGATGAGGATGCGGAAAAGGCGGGAACCGGTACAGCCCGGACCGAACGGATTACGCTGATGCGCAGCTACCGTTCCACCGCCCAGATTGTCGGGTTTACCTCACAGCTGATCAGTGGCGGCGATAAGATTATTCCGTTTACCCGTGAAGGACGTCTGCCGGTCGTGATTGAAGCGGATGGCCAGCAGGCCATGCAGAAGCGGGCCGTGTCTCTTGTAAAAGAGCTTCGCGGCCGGGACATCGAAAATACCGCAGTGATCTGTAAAACGATACGGGACAGCGAGGCTGTGAGTGCGTATCTTGCCGAGTATTTCGACGTCCAGCTTGTGGATAAGGAAACTCACTCGTACCGTAAGGGGCTTGTTGTGATTCCCGCCTATCTGGCAAAAGGAATCGAATTTGATGCGGTCATTCTTTATGATGCGTCGGCGGAAAATTACGCGGAAGAAGCAGAGCGGAACCTGTTTTATACGGCGTGTACACGGGCGATGCATGAACTATACCTATTGACGCCGGGCAAGCGCTCTCACCTGATGGATGATGTGGATGAGACGGCGTTTGAGGTGGAACAGGTTTAA
- the recQ gene encoding DNA helicase RecQ has product MIQQAEQMLHKHFGYDRFRPGQETIITRVFQGNPVMGIMPTGGGKSICYQIPSLLFPGLTLVISPLISLMKDQVDELREAQIGSAFINSSLSYEESEAVIASVREGEVKILYVAPERFEMPGFVSLLRTLDVSLIAVDEAHCVSQWGHDFRPSYMRIPGVIQDLGQRPSLLALTATATPEVRDDICRAFGIEADHVVQTGFARDNLSFHVLKGQDRDRYMIDYISKNAGEPGIIYASTRKEVERVQELLERKGIPAGKYHGGMSSTARQASQEDFVYDRIDVMVATNAFGMGINKSNVRYVLHYQIPRNIESYYQEAGRAGRDGEASECILLYSPQDVRVQQFLIDQSDSEDDRKENEYRKLRQMINYCHTEACLQSFILEYFGDHGADPCGRCSSCTDNRETQDVTRDAQMVFSCIKRMNERFGKTVVAQVLTGSANQKVRELGFNKLSTYGLMKTRSAKDVGQFIDYLVAEEYLRMTGSTYPVLALGEKAVPVLKGTEKVEKKEERRVERIAETHPLFAELRELRRELAREHSVAPYMVFSDQTLKELCNRLPVNEDTMLSVKGVGEQKIAKYGEPFLERIRTYVETHPEEGIVDSSDRKAGSMSGGDFAPPSTPGGSKQEDKVPSHLITLRMFKDGATLDVIAEERGIKCSTAGEHLLRCAEEGEQVDFSAIIDIDAQDTIKHVVSEVDPSEGLKPLKEALPDHIDYFQIKAVLQGFVK; this is encoded by the coding sequence ATGATTCAACAAGCTGAACAGATGCTTCATAAGCATTTTGGATACGACCGTTTCCGGCCGGGTCAGGAAACGATTATTACCCGGGTGTTTCAAGGTAATCCTGTAATGGGAATAATGCCGACCGGCGGAGGAAAATCAATCTGCTATCAGATTCCCTCCCTTCTTTTTCCCGGCCTTACGCTTGTGATCTCGCCGCTCATTTCCCTGATGAAGGATCAGGTGGATGAGCTTCGCGAGGCACAGATCGGCTCTGCGTTTATTAACAGTTCCCTTAGCTACGAGGAGTCTGAGGCTGTAATCGCTTCTGTCAGGGAAGGAGAAGTGAAAATTCTCTATGTTGCCCCTGAGCGCTTTGAGATGCCGGGTTTTGTGAGTCTGCTTCGTACTCTGGACGTTTCCCTTATTGCTGTAGATGAAGCCCACTGTGTCTCTCAATGGGGACATGATTTCAGGCCAAGCTATATGCGGATTCCCGGCGTCATTCAGGATCTTGGGCAGCGTCCATCCCTCCTTGCCCTTACCGCCACGGCGACACCGGAAGTTAGAGATGACATCTGCCGTGCGTTCGGGATTGAAGCGGATCACGTGGTGCAGACCGGATTTGCAAGGGACAACCTGTCCTTTCATGTTCTGAAAGGTCAGGACCGGGACCGCTACATGATTGACTACATCAGTAAAAATGCAGGTGAACCGGGGATTATTTATGCGTCGACGCGTAAAGAAGTGGAACGGGTACAGGAACTTCTGGAACGTAAGGGAATTCCCGCCGGGAAGTATCACGGCGGCATGAGCAGCACTGCCAGGCAGGCTAGTCAGGAAGACTTTGTGTATGACCGGATCGATGTAATGGTGGCCACGAATGCCTTTGGGATGGGTATTAACAAATCAAATGTGCGCTACGTGCTGCACTATCAGATTCCGAGAAACATAGAAAGCTATTATCAGGAAGCAGGACGCGCCGGACGGGACGGTGAAGCGAGTGAGTGTATACTTCTCTACTCGCCCCAGGACGTGCGTGTGCAGCAGTTTCTGATTGACCAGAGTGATTCGGAGGACGATCGGAAAGAAAATGAATACCGTAAGCTACGGCAGATGATTAATTACTGTCACACAGAAGCGTGTCTTCAGAGCTTTATTCTCGAGTATTTCGGTGATCACGGCGCAGATCCTTGCGGGCGGTGCAGCAGTTGTACCGACAACCGGGAAACACAGGATGTCACACGTGACGCCCAGATGGTGTTTTCGTGTATCAAACGAATGAACGAGCGATTCGGCAAAACAGTGGTTGCCCAGGTGCTTACCGGTTCGGCCAATCAGAAAGTAAGAGAACTGGGATTTAACAAACTCTCAACTTACGGCCTGATGAAAACCCGCTCTGCGAAAGATGTGGGCCAGTTTATTGATTATCTGGTAGCCGAGGAATACCTGCGGATGACCGGCAGCACCTATCCGGTTCTCGCCCTCGGTGAAAAGGCGGTTCCGGTTCTGAAAGGTACCGAGAAGGTGGAAAAGAAAGAAGAACGGCGCGTGGAGCGGATTGCGGAAACCCATCCCCTGTTCGCAGAACTCCGGGAACTGCGCAGGGAACTGGCACGGGAGCATTCGGTGGCACCGTATATGGTCTTTTCCGATCAGACGCTCAAAGAGTTGTGCAACCGGCTTCCAGTGAATGAAGATACAATGCTCTCTGTAAAAGGTGTCGGTGAGCAGAAAATCGCAAAGTACGGCGAACCGTTTCTCGAGCGGATCCGGACGTATGTGGAGACACATCCTGAAGAGGGCATTGTAGATTCCAGCGATCGTAAGGCGGGAAGTATGTCCGGTGGTGATTTTGCGCCGCCTTCGACTCCGGGCGGCAGTAAACAGGAAGACAAAGTGCCGAGTCACCTGATTACTCTTCGAATGTTTAAGGACGGCGCCACACTTGACGTGATTGCTGAAGAACGGGGCATCAAATGCTCCACTGCCGGTGAACACCTGCTTCGCTGCGCCGAAGAAGGAGAACAGGTGGATTTTTCAGCAATCATAGATATTGACGCACAGGATACGATTAAGCATGTGGTATCCGAGGTAGACCCTTCCGAAGGCCTGAAGCCGTTGAAGGAAGCCCTGCCCGACCACATTGACTATTTCCAGATCAAAGCCGTGCTTCAAGGGTTTGTGAAATAG
- a CDS encoding TraB/GumN family protein, which translates to MRYLYGILLAGMLTVVLAGCSEPTESKVQYFEDKNLEEAVRESLGLENNGDLNEENLAMVRTLHAFEREIESLEGIEKLENLEELVIFGNELEDLSPLLELDQLESVDIENNPLDLSVGSDTYSVVRTLTENDVFIFIDEERFTLDMEPSRGVFYEVMNGENTVYLLGSIHIGSEELYPLHDDIEAAYDSADVTAFEIDFTSVDENEMAMLAMQSGMLEDDESLKDYISEEDFKRLAFLLQPLGINDSEILSGLKPWFVQEALVTLVSMTAGYSPELGIDMHFLDRAEEDGKDIIGLETVEDQLALQDQLALETQGQMLSETLQEYDTLGDELLELISMWRIGDTEGIAELRAPAGDEPEDYLMYFDALSDERDAAMTEQIEAFLNGEDGYNDGDTYFVVVGALHLLGENSIVDLLETRGYEVTQGANQPPLEVEDEEEEE; encoded by the coding sequence ATGAGGTATTTGTATGGCATTCTGCTTGCCGGAATGTTGACTGTGGTTCTTGCCGGCTGTTCGGAGCCGACGGAGAGCAAGGTCCAGTATTTTGAGGATAAGAATCTGGAAGAGGCTGTGCGTGAATCGCTTGGGCTGGAAAATAACGGGGATTTGAACGAGGAAAATCTGGCTATGGTGCGGACGCTGCATGCGTTTGAGCGGGAAATTGAGAGTCTTGAGGGGATCGAGAAGCTTGAGAATCTTGAGGAGCTTGTGATTTTCGGGAACGAGCTGGAGGATTTGAGTCCTCTTCTTGAGCTGGACCAGCTGGAAAGTGTCGATATTGAAAACAACCCTCTTGATCTGTCGGTGGGGTCTGATACATACAGTGTTGTTCGCACGCTGACAGAAAATGATGTATTTATTTTTATTGATGAGGAACGGTTTACCCTGGATATGGAGCCCTCCCGCGGAGTGTTCTATGAAGTGATGAACGGGGAAAATACGGTGTATCTGCTCGGGTCGATCCATATCGGATCCGAGGAGCTGTATCCGCTCCATGATGATATTGAAGCCGCCTACGATTCCGCTGATGTAACGGCGTTTGAAATTGATTTTACGAGTGTGGACGAAAATGAAATGGCGATGCTCGCCATGCAGTCAGGGATGCTTGAAGATGATGAGAGCCTGAAAGATTACATTTCCGAGGAGGACTTCAAGCGGCTGGCCTTTCTGCTGCAGCCTCTCGGAATCAATGACAGTGAGATTCTGTCAGGTTTAAAGCCGTGGTTTGTGCAGGAGGCGCTCGTGACGCTTGTGTCCATGACGGCGGGCTATTCGCCTGAACTTGGAATTGATATGCACTTTCTCGACCGTGCCGAGGAGGACGGGAAGGACATTATCGGCCTTGAAACGGTAGAGGATCAGCTGGCTCTTCAGGATCAGCTGGCTCTTGAAACTCAGGGACAGATGCTGAGCGAGACGCTTCAGGAATACGACACGCTCGGTGATGAACTGCTGGAGCTGATCAGCATGTGGCGCATCGGGGATACAGAAGGAATTGCAGAGCTTCGTGCGCCGGCTGGAGATGAGCCGGAGGATTACCTGATGTATTTTGACGCCCTCTCGGATGAGCGTGATGCGGCGATGACGGAGCAGATCGAAGCGTTTCTGAATGGAGAAGACGGGTACAATGACGGGGACACGTACTTTGTAGTTGTGGGCGCTCTTCACCTGCTCGGGGAAAACAGCATTGTTGATCTGCTGGAGACCCGGGGCTATGAGGTGACCCAGGGCGCAAACCAGCCTCCCCTCGAGGTTGAAGATGAGGAGGAGGAGGAGTAA
- a CDS encoding ABC-F family ATP-binding cassette domain-containing protein, whose protein sequence is MTILSVEGLTKTYGEKVLFDQIAFSVSKGERIGLIGVNGTGKSTLLKVIAGIEGAEAGKLDHANDFHIEYLPQDPELDPYKTVLDQIYDGDAAIMRTMRDFERAAAALEAEPENEAKQTAMMKQQQRMDELDAWEANTTAKTVLTKLGITDFTRKTGQLSGGQKKRVAIARALIQPADILILDEPTNHLDNVTIEWLEGFLAQYKGAIMLVTHDRYFLNRVTNYIFELDHGSLYAYQGNYETYLQKRAEREEQAEQQQVKHQNILRRELAWLKRGAKARTTKQKARIQRAEALQEQSFEREKKDLDFSIGSFRLGKKVIELAGVTKTLGDQPLFRDLDCLVIRGDRIGIIGPNGTGKSTLLNVIAGRLEVDSGTVETGETVRIGYYTQDHQDMDEDLRVIEYIKEAAEVVYTSDGDLITAEQMLERFMFPRSVQWNVIRRLSGGERRRLYLLRVLMGEPNVLFLDEPTNDLDTQTLGILEDYLDQFPGVVITVSHDRYFLDRVVGRLLVFKGNGRVEPYYGNYSEYMDESRAAPAETAVKAEKPSAPVKDEGRKKTKKLSYREQQEWNTIEDTIASLEERLEEIETEIAASGSDSQKVQTLFAEQQETEARLEEAMDRWTELSERVEEIEAEKNSG, encoded by the coding sequence ATGACCATCTTATCAGTAGAAGGCTTAACCAAAACATATGGCGAAAAAGTCCTGTTTGACCAGATCGCATTCTCTGTATCAAAAGGAGAACGGATCGGTCTGATCGGTGTCAATGGCACCGGCAAATCCACGCTTTTAAAGGTGATTGCAGGGATCGAAGGCGCTGAAGCAGGTAAACTTGATCACGCCAATGATTTTCATATTGAATATCTCCCGCAGGACCCGGAACTGGATCCGTATAAAACCGTTCTCGATCAGATTTACGATGGGGACGCGGCCATTATGCGCACGATGCGCGACTTTGAAAGGGCGGCGGCAGCTCTTGAGGCCGAACCGGAAAATGAAGCGAAGCAGACCGCAATGATGAAGCAGCAGCAGCGAATGGATGAGCTGGACGCGTGGGAAGCGAACACAACAGCAAAGACAGTCCTCACTAAGCTCGGCATTACGGACTTTACCAGAAAGACGGGCCAGCTGTCCGGAGGCCAGAAAAAGCGCGTGGCGATCGCCCGTGCCCTGATTCAGCCTGCCGACATTCTCATTCTTGATGAGCCGACGAACCACCTTGATAACGTGACGATCGAGTGGCTTGAAGGCTTTCTTGCCCAGTATAAAGGGGCCATTATGCTCGTCACCCACGACCGGTACTTTTTAAATCGTGTCACTAATTATATTTTCGAACTGGATCATGGCAGTCTGTACGCATACCAGGGCAACTACGAAACATACCTGCAGAAGCGGGCCGAACGGGAAGAGCAGGCTGAACAGCAGCAGGTGAAGCATCAGAACATCCTGCGACGGGAACTCGCCTGGCTCAAGCGCGGTGCGAAAGCCCGTACCACGAAGCAGAAAGCGCGGATTCAGCGTGCCGAAGCGCTTCAGGAGCAGTCCTTTGAGCGGGAGAAAAAAGACCTGGACTTTTCCATCGGTTCCTTCCGGCTTGGAAAAAAAGTAATCGAGCTTGCCGGCGTGACGAAAACGCTGGGCGATCAGCCCCTGTTCAGAGATCTCGACTGCCTTGTGATCCGGGGAGACAGAATCGGGATTATCGGTCCGAATGGAACCGGGAAATCCACTCTGTTAAATGTGATTGCCGGACGACTTGAAGTGGACAGCGGCACAGTGGAGACCGGTGAAACTGTGAGAATCGGCTATTACACTCAGGATCATCAGGACATGGATGAAGATCTGCGGGTAATCGAATACATTAAGGAAGCTGCCGAAGTGGTCTATACCTCAGACGGAGACCTGATCACGGCTGAACAGATGCTTGAACGCTTCATGTTCCCGCGCTCAGTGCAGTGGAACGTGATCCGCCGCCTTTCCGGAGGCGAGCGACGCCGGCTGTACCTTCTCCGCGTACTCATGGGCGAACCCAACGTCCTGTTTCTTGATGAGCCCACAAACGATCTGGACACACAGACCCTCGGCATTCTGGAGGACTATCTGGATCAGTTTCCCGGCGTCGTCATCACCGTTTCCCACGACCGCTATTTCCTGGACCGGGTCGTCGGACGTCTTCTTGTATTTAAGGGCAATGGCCGCGTTGAACCATACTACGGCAACTACTCTGAATATATGGATGAGAGTCGCGCAGCACCTGCCGAAACAGCGGTAAAGGCTGAAAAACCATCAGCCCCGGTCAAGGATGAAGGCCGGAAAAAAACGAAGAAACTGAGCTACCGCGAACAGCAGGAATGGAACACCATAGAAGACACGATCGCAAGCCTCGAAGAGAGACTTGAGGAAATCGAAACCGAAATTGCCGCGTCAGGAAGCGATTCACAAAAGGTTCAGACCCTGTTTGCTGAACAGCAGGAAACAGAAGCCAGGCTTGAAGAAGCCATGGACCGCTGGACCGAACTGAGCGAGCGGGTCGAAGAAATCGAAGCAGAAAAGAACAGCGGGTAG
- a CDS encoding DEAD/DEAH box helicase — protein sequence MTKFENQFQPFIQSAWEKAGFTEPTAIQEAAVPLLLNGLDVIAESPTGTGKTLAYLLPILHEIDPEKKDIQAVILASSQELVMQILEQIQQWGQGSGIRSASLIGGANTKRQLEKLKKKPHIVAGTPGRVAELVNQKKLKMHEVRTLVLDEGDQLLTSEHQGTIEGIIKATLRDRQLVLFSATVPKETEQKAAALMNEAEVIRKERDTEASGKVDHVYIVSEAREKVDVVNSLVKNEKMKALAFVNDIGEVNTIGEKLAFKKVEVSILHSESKKEERKQAITRFREGSTPLLVATDVAARGLDVTGLTHVIQMDVPRDAKQYTHRAGRTGRQGADGMVISLVEPREERDLKRAARDAGVTLREMKLSRGKIENVKPDEGSDPSPKKRHTPGTKSRQPAGVRAGAGKKPSVKKKKKKK from the coding sequence ATGACTAAATTTGAAAATCAGTTTCAACCATTTATCCAGTCGGCCTGGGAAAAAGCCGGCTTCACAGAACCAACGGCCATTCAGGAAGCAGCAGTGCCGCTTCTATTGAACGGGCTTGACGTGATCGCAGAGTCTCCCACAGGCACGGGAAAAACATTGGCATACCTTCTGCCGATTTTACACGAAATTGACCCGGAAAAGAAGGACATCCAGGCGGTTATTTTAGCCTCGTCCCAGGAACTTGTGATGCAGATTCTGGAACAGATCCAGCAGTGGGGCCAGGGGAGCGGCATCCGTTCTGCTTCTCTGATTGGCGGTGCTAACACAAAGCGCCAGCTCGAAAAGCTGAAAAAGAAACCTCACATTGTTGCCGGAACGCCTGGACGTGTCGCTGAACTGGTAAACCAGAAAAAGCTTAAAATGCACGAAGTCCGTACGCTCGTCCTGGATGAAGGAGACCAGCTCCTCACCTCCGAGCACCAGGGGACAATTGAGGGAATCATCAAGGCCACCCTCCGCGACCGCCAGCTCGTCCTGTTTTCAGCCACCGTGCCAAAGGAAACAGAGCAGAAGGCAGCCGCACTTATGAACGAGGCGGAAGTGATCCGCAAAGAACGTGACACAGAAGCGTCAGGTAAAGTAGACCACGTATATATTGTTTCTGAAGCCCGGGAAAAGGTCGATGTGGTAAACAGCCTTGTGAAAAACGAAAAGATGAAAGCTCTCGCCTTTGTAAACGATATTGGTGAGGTTAACACGATCGGAGAAAAGCTCGCCTTTAAAAAGGTGGAAGTAAGCATCCTTCACAGCGAGTCGAAAAAAGAGGAGCGGAAGCAGGCGATTACCCGTTTCCGGGAGGGGAGCACGCCGCTTCTCGTTGCCACAGACGTGGCAGCCCGGGGACTCGATGTGACCGGACTCACACACGTTATTCAAATGGATGTGCCTCGTGACGCAAAGCAGTATACCCACCGGGCCGGCCGCACCGGACGCCAGGGAGCGGACGGTATGGTAATCTCCCTCGTGGAACCGAGGGAAGAACGGGATCTGAAGCGGGCCGCACGTGATGCAGGCGTGACGCTCCGTGAAATGAAGCTGAGTCGTGGAAAAATTGAAAACGTGAAACCGGACGAGGGATCTGATCCTTCACCGAAAAAGAGACACACGCCAGGCACGAAAAGTCGTCAGCCCGCCGGTGTACGTGCAGGAGCCGGCAAAAAGCCCAGTGTGAAAAAGAAGAAAAAGAAAAAATAA